The proteins below come from a single Chryseobacterium sp. MA9 genomic window:
- a CDS encoding alpha/beta fold hydrolase: MPNLLLLHGALGHSDIFTPYLNILSQYFTVHTPLFSGHGNQELPAEGISIEKYTQELSEYCEVNNLRDVSIFGHSMGGYTALCYAMKSPENVNSIITLGTKFDWTEEQAFKESKMLNPDIILEKIPQYALLLESQHGSKWKQLLPAIADLMIDLGKNPPLENNLAMINIPIQIMVGDKDNMVTIEESSRVYRSLPNAKLAVLPDTKHPLDKVRPSLLLNLIKDFWNLS; the protein is encoded by the coding sequence ATGCCAAATCTGCTTTTATTACACGGAGCTTTAGGTCACAGCGACATTTTCACACCTTATCTGAACATTCTTTCCCAGTATTTTACGGTACACACTCCTTTGTTTTCAGGACATGGAAACCAGGAACTTCCGGCAGAGGGTATTAGTATTGAAAAGTATACTCAGGAATTATCAGAATACTGCGAAGTGAATAACTTAAGAGATGTTTCGATTTTCGGGCACAGCATGGGAGGTTACACAGCGCTTTGTTATGCGATGAAAAGCCCTGAAAATGTAAACTCGATTATAACTTTAGGAACAAAGTTTGACTGGACTGAGGAGCAGGCTTTCAAAGAAAGTAAAATGCTTAATCCTGATATCATTCTTGAGAAAATTCCGCAGTATGCCCTACTTTTAGAATCACAGCACGGATCAAAATGGAAGCAGCTTCTTCCTGCTATTGCTGATCTGATGATTGATTTAGGTAAAAATCCTCCGTTGGAAAATAATCTTGCGATGATTAATATTCCTATTCAGATCATGGTAGGAGATAAAGATAATATGGTAACTATTGAAGAGAGTTCAAGAGTTTACAGAAGTCTTCCGAATGCAAAATTGGCCGTACTTCCGGATACAAAACATCCACTGGATAAAGTACGACCAAGTCTATTGTTGAATTTAATAAAAGATTTTTGGAATCTTTCTTAA
- the upp gene encoding uracil phosphoribosyltransferase: MLTILSQNFSLVNEWINELRNVDIQHDRMRFRRNMERIGEIAAFEISKGLEYREVEIQTPLDTIKSREIAVQPVITTILRAGVPLFEGILNYLDRADCGFVAAYRKHDANDYFSIKQDYLTCPSIEGRPLIVADPMLATGASLIEAIKDLLTNGNPTQLHIVAAIASKQGVETIQNAYPEAHIWVGAIDEELTSKGYITPGLGDAGDLSYGEKLQR; encoded by the coding sequence ATGCTTACTATTTTATCGCAAAACTTTTCTCTTGTCAATGAATGGATTAACGAACTTAGAAACGTTGACATTCAGCATGACCGAATGAGATTCAGAAGAAATATGGAAAGAATCGGAGAGATTGCCGCTTTTGAAATCAGTAAAGGACTGGAGTACAGAGAAGTTGAAATTCAAACTCCTTTAGATACAATAAAAAGCAGGGAAATTGCTGTACAGCCGGTTATTACCACTATTTTAAGAGCCGGAGTTCCATTGTTTGAAGGAATTCTGAACTATCTAGACAGGGCTGACTGCGGTTTTGTAGCTGCCTACAGAAAACACGATGCAAACGATTATTTCTCAATCAAACAGGATTATCTGACCTGCCCAAGCATCGAAGGCAGACCTTTGATTGTGGCAGACCCGATGCTGGCAACAGGAGCTTCTTTAATTGAAGCAATTAAAGACCTTTTAACCAATGGAAATCCAACCCAGCTTCATATTGTTGCAGCAATTGCTTCAAAACAAGGTGTTGAAACCATTCAGAATGCTTACCCCGAAGCTCACATCTGGGTAGGAGCGATAGATGAAGAATTAACATCAAAAGGTTATATTACTCCTGGTTTAGGAGATGCCGGAGATCTTAGTTACGGAGAAAAACTTCAAAGATAA
- the der gene encoding ribosome biogenesis GTPase Der codes for MSNIVAIVGRPNVGKSTLFNRLLERREAIVDSTAGVTRDRHYGKSDWNGVDFTVIDTGGYDVGTDDIFEEEIRKQVQLAVEEATSIIFMMNVEEGLTDTDYEIYRLLRRSNKPIYIVINKVDSAKEELPATEFYQLGIDKYYTLSSATGSGTGEILDDIVRDFPTTEYKDPFEGLPKITIAGRPNVGKSTMTNALLDVERNIVTDIAGTTRDSIQTLYNKFGHEFVLVDTAGMRRKSKVSEDLEFYSVMRSIRSIEYSDVVIIMVDATQGWESQDMNIFGLAQKNRKGIVILVNKWDLIEDKQTNTMRDFEKSIKDKIGQFQDIPILFVSALTKQRILKAVEVAMEVYEDRKKKIKTSKLNEVMLPIFENTPPPALKGKYIKIKYCVQLPTPSPQFVFFCNLPQYVKEPYKRFTENQLRKEFGFTGVPIEVYFRQK; via the coding sequence AGCTGGTGTTACCAGAGACCGTCACTACGGAAAATCTGACTGGAATGGAGTAGATTTTACTGTAATTGATACCGGAGGTTATGATGTAGGTACGGATGATATCTTTGAAGAAGAAATTCGTAAGCAGGTACAATTAGCCGTAGAAGAAGCTACTTCCATTATCTTTATGATGAATGTGGAGGAGGGACTTACTGATACAGATTACGAAATTTACAGATTACTAAGAAGATCCAATAAACCAATTTATATTGTTATCAATAAAGTAGATTCTGCCAAAGAAGAACTTCCGGCAACAGAATTCTACCAGTTAGGAATTGATAAATATTACACTCTTTCTTCCGCTACCGGTTCAGGAACAGGAGAAATCTTAGATGATATCGTTAGAGACTTCCCAACAACAGAATATAAAGATCCTTTTGAAGGATTACCTAAAATCACTATTGCGGGTCGTCCAAACGTAGGGAAATCTACGATGACAAATGCTTTACTGGATGTTGAAAGAAATATTGTAACTGATATTGCAGGAACTACAAGAGACAGTATCCAGACTTTATATAATAAATTCGGGCACGAGTTTGTATTGGTAGATACTGCAGGGATGAGAAGAAAATCTAAGGTAAGTGAAGATCTTGAATTCTATTCTGTAATGAGATCTATCCGTTCTATCGAGTATTCTGACGTAGTAATCATTATGGTAGATGCTACACAAGGTTGGGAATCTCAGGATATGAATATCTTTGGATTGGCTCAGAAAAACAGAAAAGGAATTGTAATCCTTGTTAATAAATGGGATTTGATCGAAGACAAGCAGACCAACACAATGCGTGATTTCGAAAAATCAATCAAAGACAAAATCGGTCAGTTCCAGGATATTCCAATCTTATTTGTTTCGGCTTTAACGAAGCAGAGAATCTTAAAAGCTGTAGAAGTAGCAATGGAGGTTTATGAAGACCGTAAGAAGAAGATCAAAACTTCAAAACTGAATGAAGTAATGCTTCCAATCTTCGAAAATACACCGCCACCAGCATTGAAAGGAAAATATATCAAGATCAAATATTGTGTGCAGCTTCCAACGCCGTCACCACAGTTTGTATTCTTCTGTAACCTTCCACAGTATGTAAAGGAACCTTATAAAAGATTTACTGAAAACCAGTTGAGAAAAGAATTCGGATTTACCGGAGTTCCGATTGAAGTGTATTTCAGACAAAAATAA
- a CDS encoding helix-turn-helix domain-containing protein yields MNSESDFIKTVFGLKLKQQRQKKNWSLQDLAVKTGLSKSYLNEIENGKKYPKHDKIIQLSEALSCTFDDLVSTKLDKSLAPFNEILQSDFFKEVPLELFGISKNNLISIISDAPKKVTAFINALIEISQNYNLGKERFYFAVLRSFQELYDNYFPEIEEKVNLFILENQVQPGKNLKSEILEKILAEKFSYTIQSEDFEKYGTLDNLRSLYIPERKLLLLNQKLEKDQKTFILAKEIGFNVLELKNRPNTYSWLDFGSFEEILNNFYASYFAGALLISKEPVIEKTSEFFQHNTWESVNFENLINSFTRSPETFYYRLTNILSSEMGIKDLFYLCLVKKKNSDKIQILKELHLNHQQAPHANATNEHYCRRWIAVKNLDHLKENETLTDAQISHYKDQGISYLVISTSQKNPFSDGSNRSYCLGILLNSQTIKKISFIKSPSLKTINVGVTCESCSIADCEVRQAPPVRLEKEHFNLSMKSSVEKIRKRFES; encoded by the coding sequence ATGAATTCAGAAAGTGACTTTATCAAAACAGTTTTCGGACTAAAACTGAAACAGCAGAGACAAAAGAAAAACTGGTCTCTGCAGGATCTTGCTGTAAAGACAGGATTATCAAAATCTTACCTTAACGAAATTGAAAACGGAAAAAAATATCCCAAACATGATAAGATTATTCAGCTTTCTGAAGCTCTAAGCTGTACTTTTGATGATCTGGTTTCTACCAAACTTGATAAAAGCCTGGCGCCTTTCAATGAAATTCTGCAGTCTGATTTTTTCAAGGAAGTTCCATTGGAGCTGTTCGGGATCAGCAAAAACAACCTTATCAGCATCATAAGTGATGCTCCCAAGAAAGTGACGGCTTTCATCAATGCACTGATAGAAATTTCTCAGAATTATAATCTTGGAAAAGAAAGATTTTATTTTGCTGTATTAAGGTCATTTCAGGAATTGTATGACAATTATTTTCCGGAAATTGAAGAAAAAGTAAATCTGTTTATTCTGGAAAACCAGGTACAACCCGGCAAAAATTTAAAGTCTGAGATTCTGGAAAAAATTCTTGCAGAAAAATTCAGTTACACGATTCAATCTGAAGATTTTGAAAAATACGGGACTCTGGACAACCTTCGTTCGCTTTATATTCCGGAGAGAAAACTATTACTACTGAACCAAAAACTGGAAAAAGACCAGAAAACATTTATTCTGGCTAAAGAAATCGGCTTTAATGTACTGGAATTAAAAAATCGTCCCAACACGTATTCATGGCTTGATTTCGGAAGTTTTGAAGAAATTCTCAACAACTTTTACGCTTCATATTTTGCAGGCGCTCTGTTAATTTCAAAAGAGCCTGTCATTGAAAAGACATCAGAATTTTTCCAGCACAACACATGGGAATCTGTAAATTTTGAAAATCTTATCAACAGTTTTACCCGTTCCCCCGAAACATTCTATTACCGACTGACCAATATTCTTTCGTCTGAAATGGGAATTAAGGACTTATTCTATCTGTGTCTGGTAAAAAAGAAAAATTCAGATAAGATTCAGATTTTAAAAGAACTTCATCTGAACCATCAGCAGGCTCCCCATGCCAACGCAACCAACGAACACTACTGCAGAAGATGGATTGCCGTGAAAAATCTTGATCATTTAAAAGAAAATGAAACCCTTACTGATGCTCAAATATCTCATTATAAAGATCAGGGAATAAGCTATCTTGTTATTTCCACATCGCAAAAAAATCCTTTTTCAGATGGAAGCAACAGAAGTTACTGCCTTGGCATTTTATTGAATTCACAGACAATCAAAAAAATAAGTTTTATAAAATCTCCTTCTCTGAAAACCATCAATGTTGGAGTTACCTGTGAATCCTGCAGCATTGCAGATTGCGAAGTAAGACAGGCACCGCCGGTAAGGCTGGAAAAGGAACATTTCAATCTAAGCATGAAAAGTTCTGTTGAAAAAATAAGGAAGAGGTTTGAGAGTTAA
- the aceB gene encoding malate synthase A: METKTQLEIKAQKQFEAVFTPGLADFLIALHQNFNHKRLELLKERKNTQQNFDHGNLPEFLKETEEIRNGNWVCAPLPEDLSDRRVEITGPVDRKMIINALNSGASTFMADFEDSSSPVWENCIQGQINLSDAINRTIDFVNETGKVYTLNEKPAVLLVRPRGLHLPEKHIEINGEKASGSLIDFGLYFFRNAKSLLEKESGPYFYLPKLEHYKEARWWNNVFVFAQNYLGIQQGTIKATVLIETITASFQIDEILFELKEHSAGLNCGRWDYIFSYIKKFRNLPEFIVPDRDQVTMTSPFMSAYSKRVIEICHRRNVHAIGGMAAQIPVKDNDEANNLAFEKVRNDKEREVKNGHDGTWVAHPSLVSVAKEIFDQYMPSRNQIDKKFEYHITESNLLEIPKGDITEKGVRKNINVGILYLESWLMGTGAAAIYNLMEDAATAEISRTQIWQWLKNEAVLSDDRTLTRNMILQWESEEMDNIEKYVGESRFKNGKFNLAKELFNELIFSENFEEFLTLKAYPFI; the protein is encoded by the coding sequence ATGGAAACCAAGACTCAATTAGAAATAAAAGCTCAGAAGCAGTTTGAAGCAGTTTTTACTCCGGGTTTGGCAGATTTTCTGATTGCTCTTCATCAGAATTTCAATCACAAAAGACTTGAACTTTTAAAAGAGAGAAAAAATACACAGCAGAATTTTGATCATGGAAATCTTCCTGAATTTTTAAAAGAAACAGAAGAGATCCGAAATGGAAATTGGGTGTGTGCACCTTTGCCGGAAGATTTGTCAGACAGAAGAGTAGAAATTACAGGACCTGTAGACCGCAAGATGATTATCAATGCCTTGAATTCCGGAGCTTCTACGTTTATGGCAGATTTTGAAGACAGCAGCTCGCCGGTATGGGAAAACTGTATTCAGGGGCAGATTAATCTTTCTGATGCTATTAACCGTACTATTGATTTTGTAAACGAGACAGGAAAAGTCTATACGCTTAATGAAAAGCCTGCCGTTTTGCTGGTTCGTCCCCGCGGACTTCATCTTCCGGAAAAACATATTGAAATTAATGGTGAGAAAGCTTCCGGTTCACTGATTGATTTTGGACTGTATTTTTTCAGAAATGCCAAGTCGCTTTTAGAAAAGGAAAGTGGCCCTTATTTCTATCTTCCGAAACTGGAACATTATAAAGAAGCCCGCTGGTGGAATAATGTTTTTGTTTTTGCACAAAATTATCTGGGAATTCAACAGGGTACAATTAAAGCTACGGTTTTAATAGAAACCATTACAGCATCATTTCAGATTGATGAAATTTTATTTGAATTAAAAGAACACAGTGCGGGACTGAACTGTGGCAGATGGGATTATATTTTTTCCTATATCAAAAAATTCAGAAACCTTCCTGAGTTTATTGTACCGGACAGAGATCAGGTGACCATGACTTCTCCGTTTATGAGTGCTTATTCAAAAAGAGTCATTGAAATATGTCATAGAAGAAATGTACATGCGATAGGCGGAATGGCGGCTCAAATTCCGGTAAAGGACAATGATGAAGCTAATAACCTAGCTTTTGAAAAAGTAAGAAACGATAAGGAACGGGAAGTAAAAAACGGTCACGACGGAACCTGGGTAGCACATCCCTCATTAGTTTCGGTGGCAAAAGAAATTTTTGATCAGTATATGCCTTCCAGAAACCAGATCGACAAAAAATTTGAGTATCATATTACAGAAAGTAATCTGCTGGAAATTCCCAAAGGTGATATTACCGAAAAGGGAGTCAGAAAAAATATCAACGTAGGAATTCTTTATCTTGAAAGCTGGCTGATGGGAACTGGTGCTGCTGCCATTTATAACCTGATGGAAGATGCGGCTACTGCAGAGATATCAAGAACACAGATCTGGCAATGGCTGAAAAATGAAGCGGTGTTAAGTGATGACAGAACACTTACCCGCAATATGATTTTACAGTGGGAAAGCGAAGAAATGGACAATATTGAAAAGTATGTAGGAGAATCCCGTTTCAAAAACGGAAAATTCAATCTTGCCAAAGAACTTTTCAATGAATTGATCTTTTCAGAGAATTTTGAAGAATTTCTGACCCTTAAAGCGTATCCTTTTATTTAG
- a CDS encoding ComF family protein yields MILDLLFPNRCIHCNRIIDPELLVCDLCFSQIYFTHYSYFENNPIKEKCSLFFPVENTFALLQFEEESLSRKIIHELKYKGREKTGKIIADWTTERLDFDHEKPDLLVSIPLHPKKFKERGYNQLHLFTETLSSFYNIPFDHQLIKRNYYSKAQALKDKKHRLESINTFSVTQPVTGKHILLIDDVFTTGNTVSSVAWEILNAGNNKVSVLVMAVDI; encoded by the coding sequence ATGATATTAGATTTATTATTTCCCAACCGTTGCATCCACTGCAACAGAATCATTGATCCTGAACTTTTGGTGTGTGATCTTTGTTTTAGCCAGATTTATTTTACCCACTATTCCTACTTTGAAAATAATCCGATTAAGGAAAAATGCAGTTTGTTTTTCCCTGTTGAAAACACCTTTGCCTTACTGCAATTTGAAGAGGAGAGCTTAAGCCGAAAGATTATCCATGAACTGAAATACAAAGGCCGGGAAAAAACAGGAAAGATCATTGCAGACTGGACAACAGAACGTCTGGATTTCGATCACGAAAAACCTGATTTACTGGTAAGCATACCTCTTCATCCAAAGAAATTTAAGGAACGCGGATATAATCAACTCCATTTATTCACTGAAACTTTATCTTCATTTTACAATATCCCTTTCGATCATCAATTAATTAAACGAAATTACTATTCAAAAGCTCAGGCTTTAAAAGATAAGAAACATAGGTTGGAATCTATTAATACATTTTCCGTCACCCAACCTGTAACAGGAAAGCATATTCTTCTGATTGACGATGTTTTCACCACAGGAAATACAGTTTCATCAGTTGCCTGGGAGATTTTAAATGCAGGAAATAATAAAGTGAGCGTTTTGGTGATGGCAGTGGATATCTGA